In the genome of Massilia sp. W12, the window CCTTTGATGAAAGCTTGCGCAACGCGGAATTCCCGCCGATGATGCTGCAAATGCTGGTGGAAAATGCGATCAAACACGGTTTGGAAGTCAAACCGGAAGGCGGCACGCTGAAAATCGCATGCAGTTTGGAAAACCAGCAATTGCAAGTGCGGGTAATCGACGATGGCGTGGGTTTTGGCGCAGTCAAGAGCGACAGCACCGGACTGGGGTTGAACAGCATCCGGGAACGGCTCAAACTCTTGCATGGCAATCAGGCGCGCTTGCTGATTGAACCAAATTCCCCCAGCGGTGTCTGCGCCACCATCGAGTTGCCTTATAAACTTGCGCAAAACCCGGCGCAAGCCTGAAAACCCGGGCCGGCTTGACAACCGGTCTTGTAAGCGGAAAATGGCGCACACCTTCGGCTGCGCCTTTTTCCTTTTTTGATTTTTGATGCGAGTCTGTCCATGCCTACTGCAATCATCGCTGATGATGAACGAATGATGCGCGATCAACTGCGCCTGCGTCTGTCCCAGGTCTGGCCTGAACTGGAAATTATCGGCGAAGCCAAAAACGGGGAGGAGGCCGTCGCGCTGACGCAAAGCCTGCGCCCTGATTTCACCTTTCTCGATATCCGCATGCCGGGCAAGACCGGACTGGAAGCTGCCGCCGAAATCGGCAATCTCAGCCACACCGTCTTTATCACCGCCTACAATCAGTATGCGGTGGAAGCATTTGAACGGGGCGCAATTGACTATATTTTGAAGCCGGCGGAAGTCGAGCGTTTGAAAACCACTTGCGAACGCCTCAAAGCGCGCCTGAACAATCCCGCCGCCGACCACGCCGGCCCCGCCTCGCCTGCCGCAACTGCAGCGCAAGCCAATCCCGATTTGAGCGCAGTGGTGGCCGAGCTGGCCAAGCAAATGGGCATGATGGCGCCGAAGAAACAGCATTTGCAATGGATTCAAGCCAGCATCGGCCAGGATTTGCGCATGATTCCGGTGGAAGAGATTTTGTATTTCCGCTCAGATGAAAAATACACTTGCGTGCGCACCAAGGGCTATGAAGCGCTGATCCGCAAGCCGGTGCGCGATCTGGCCGAGGAACTCGACCCTGATCTGTTCTGGCAAATCCACCGCTCCACCCTGGTGAATGTGAATGCGATTGAAGGCGTGACACGCGATTTACGCGGCCGCCATCTGGTGATGGTTAAACACACTGGCGACAAGCTGGAAGTCAGCCGCAGTTATTTGCATTTGTTTAAGCAGATGTAAGCAAGGTTTGGCTTGGCGCAAGATGGCGCGGGCTGTCCTGCGCCGGCGCCTAAGATGTGGCGGCAGAATCCGCTCTTGCCATCAATTCACATCATTGCCGGACGAGCACGGCGAACGCGCCGCAGGGCGCACGGTAAGCCGGCATCACTTTTTTTTGCGCAGGCCCCTGAGATGCGCAA includes:
- a CDS encoding LytTR family DNA-binding domain-containing protein codes for the protein MPTAIIADDERMMRDQLRLRLSQVWPELEIIGEAKNGEEAVALTQSLRPDFTFLDIRMPGKTGLEAAAEIGNLSHTVFITAYNQYAVEAFERGAIDYILKPAEVERLKTTCERLKARLNNPAADHAGPASPAATAAQANPDLSAVVAELAKQMGMMAPKKQHLQWIQASIGQDLRMIPVEEILYFRSDEKYTCVRTKGYEALIRKPVRDLAEELDPDLFWQIHRSTLVNVNAIEGVTRDLRGRHLVMVKHTGDKLEVSRSYLHLFKQM